A region of the Gallaecimonas mangrovi genome:
TGGCCCAACCGAAGTAGCGCCAAATAACGTTAAAATCCATTTTGCTGATAATAAAGCCCACTGCGAACAAAGGCAGTGCGATCAGCAAGCGCTTGATGATGGGCTTTTGGTCAAAGTTTAAGAAATCAGACAAAATTAACCGGGCAGCGCGAAAAGAGGTGTCACCCGAGGTAATAGGCAGCACCACCACACCCAAAATGGCCAGTACGCCGCCCACCGAACCCAGCAGGGAGGTAGACACTTGGTTTACCACCGCCGAAGGGCCGCCAGAGGCCAAGGTAGCCTGCAACTCTTCAGGGCTGTGATAGAAAGACATGCCAAGGGTTGCCCAAATCATGGCAATAACCCCTTCACCAATCATGGCGCCGTAGAACACAAAGCGGCCATTGCTTTCGTTTTCAACGCAGCGCGCCATCAGTGGCGACTGGGTAGCGTGGAAGCCTGACAAGGCGCCACAAGCGATGGTAATAAACAGCAGCGGCCAGATAGGCAGGCCTTTGGGGTGCATATTCTCAAGGCTCACGCCGGAAGAATAGAAGCTGTGGCCACTGACAATAAGCCCAATCAGCAGACCAAAAGACATGAACACCAGCAGCGCCCCGAAGATGGGGTAAAAGCGGCCGATGATTTTATCAATGGGCACAATGGTGGCCAGCATGTAGTAGCCGAAGATAATCGCCACCCACACCGGTACTGATGTATCTGACAAGTTACCCAGCAGCTTGGCTGGCCCCAAGGTGAATACCACCCCGACAAGCAGCAGCAGGATAACGGCAAAACCGTTCATAAAATGCTTGGCACCTTTGCCAAGCTCGCGGCCTACCACCGTTGGCACCGAGGCACCGCCAGCACGAACCGACATCATGCCTGAGAAGTAGTCATGCACGGCGCCCGCGAAAATGGACCCAAGCACAATCCACAACAAAGCAACGGGACCGTAAAGGGCACCCAAGATGGGACCGAAGATAGGGCCAAGGCCAGCAATATTAAGAAGCTGCACCAGGTACACCTTCTTGGTAGACATCGGCACATAGTCCACACCGTCATTATTCGCAATGGCGGGGGTTGGCCGTGCAGGCCGAATGCCGAAGATACGCTCGATGATTTTTCCGTAGATGAAGTATCCGGCGATGAGGGTAACAACGCCGAGAAGGAACCAAAGCATAAGGTTCTCCTATTTTTTGTTTGAGAAGAACCTATATTCCGTTGACGCTTACGTCACCTTTAATATTCCTGAGCGGTCGTAAACGGAAGCTGAGTGGTCACGGTTAAATTGGCAACAGGTATTTTTCTTTTAACAGCTTCAAGTAACGGCGAGACACGGGCACCTTGGTGGCAAAGTGGGTTTCAATTTCGGCGCCGCTGTCTTTAATGGCAATAGCTTTAATGGCGTCGGGGTTAACCAGGTACTGGCGATGCACTCGCAGTAGCGGCAACCTGGCTTCAAGGGTTTTAAGGGGCAGTTGGCAGTGCAGCAATTCCCCTTGCGACACCACTTGGGTACCGGTCAAATCAACATAGGCACAATCGATGTCTTTCGGCGCCACCAGCCGCACCGTACTGCCTTGATAACAGGCAAGCCGCTCAAGGGGGCTGTCATCACTTTGCGCCTGAATAACATTATCCAAGCGTTTGATGGTTTTGGTGAGCCGTTCCGGGTCAACGGGTTTGAGCAGGTAATCAAGGGCGGCTTCGTCAAAGGCGTCCAGCGCATATTGCTGGTGGGCGGTCACAAACACCAAGGCCGGACGCGGCTCAGGCAGTAAACTGGAGACTTCCACCCCCGAAAGCCCGGGCATGTCCACATCTAAAAACACCACATCAGGGGCCAACTCGCGGGCTTTTAACAGGCCATCTTTACCATTGCCCGCTTCGCCAACAACCTTCACACCACCCACTTCTTCTAACAGTGCGGCCAGCTCTTCACGCGCCAGCGGTTCGTCATCGACTAACAATGCCCGGATCATGGCAACACCCCTTTTGGCCAACTCAGTTCTGCCCGGGTGTATTGCCCCGGTTCGTGGTGGAGCTGAAGTGTACAGGATACCCCCAAGGCGGCAAAGCGCTCACGCACCAGTGTTAAGCCAAGGCCGTCGTTCTTCACCGGCGCTCTGGCGGCGCTGTCTTCAATGAAAATTCGCACCTCTCGGCCGACAAGCTCGGCGACCAATTTGACACTACCGCCCTCCTCGGCCTGGCTAATGCCATGCTTAATGGCGTTCTCTACCAGTGTTTGCACCGCAAGTGCTGGCACCTTTTCACCTTCAAGGTCTACCGCCAGTTCGGCGCTGTAACTAAGCCGGTCACCAAAGCGCACCTTTTCAATGGCCAGGTAGTGGTCGATGTGCGCAAACTCTTCAGCCAGGGTAACGGTGACACTGTGGCGGCCAAGGTTACCGCGCAAAAAGCCGGCCAAATGCACAATCAGCTCACGGGCCTTTTTGGCATCGCGGCGCAGCACCGCCGCCACCGTATTAAGGCTATTAAAAAGGAAATGCGGGTTGACCTTGGCCTCCAGTGCCCTAAGTTCGGCTTCTGCCAGCAAGGCCCGGTTGGCTTGTAATTGGTCGTGCAATAACTGGTTGGATAAAACCCCCGCTATCCCTACCCCGAGACTGCGGTTGAGGTTTCGAAACAGCTTGCGCTTGGGTTCGTAAAGCTTAATGGTGCCCACCACCTCTTTTTCGCCTTTGAGCGGTACCACCAGTGACGAGCCCAATTCGCAGTCAGCGCGAATAGAGCAGCGATAAGGCGTCGATAAGCCATCGGCAAATACCACCCGGTTAAAACGGATGGCATCCAAGGTAATGGATGACGATATTGGCCGGCCGACCTTGTGATGGTCTGCGCCCATACCGGTAAAGGCCAGAATGTGTTCCCGGTCGGTAATGGCCACCGCCGCCACCCCGGTTTCGTCTTTAACTATCTCAGCAATGGTATTGGCCGACTTGGCGTTAAAGCCTTGCTCCAACACGCCAACGCAGCGCCTGGCAATACGTAACGCCCGGTCGGAAATGGTGGCAGCCAGTTCTTCGGCGCGAAACTTGGCGTCGCGAATAAAGCTCATAAATAATGCCGCGCCGGTGGCATTGGCCAGCATCATCGGCAGCGCTATCACCTCTACCAGCGCTTTGGCTTTATCAAAGGGGTGGGCCACGATAAGAATAATGGCCATTTGGCAACCTTCGGCAAAGAGCCCCAAAAAGAACGCCTGCCAAGGGTTAAAAATACGCTCGGTTTGCCCGCAGCGCTGCCAAAAGGCATGTATAAGGCCGCCTAGAAAGCCTTCCCAGGTGGTAGAAATAGCGCAAGCCACATCGGTAAACCCGCCCATGGAAAAGCGGTGCAAACCGCCGGTAAGCCCGACGGCAATGCCCACGAAGGGCCCGCCCAACAAGCCACCTAAAATCGCACCAATAGCACGGGTATTGGCCACCGCCCCCAGGGTTTGCTGGCCAAAATAGGTGCCCATGATGCAAAAACCCGAGAAAATGGCATACACCATCAGCTTATGGATAGGCCAGCTCGACAAGCTGGCCAGCGGCCGAAACAGCGGGGTTTTAGAAAACACATAAACGATCAGCAGATACACACTCATCTGCTGAAAAAGCGGCAGCACCAGTTGCACTTAGGGGTTCCCGTAAATCAGGGTTTTCTCTTCGGTCCGGGTTTTATAGCCCCGGTACATGCCTTCGGTATTAAAAGGCTGGCTGATGCTACCATCGGCGCCCATTACGATCACCCCACCGGTGCCACCCAGTTGCGCCAAGCGGCCGTGGATCACCTCATCGGCGGCGGTCTTAATGTCTTTGCCCTGATAGCGCACCCGCGCACATATATCCGCGGCAATGTTGAGGCGAATAAAGTATTCGCCGTGGCCGGTGGACGAGACCGCGCAAACGCCATTTTCGGCGTAGGTGCCAGCGCCAATGATCGGCGAGTCGCCAATGCGGCCATAACGTTTGGCAGTCATACCGCCGGTCGAGGTGGCCGCCGCCAAGTTACCGCTGCTGTCCAGGGCCACAGCGCCAACGGTGCCGTACTTATAATCCCCTTCCAGATAATCGCGGGCTTGATAACCGCCCTTTTCGGCAATGTCTTGCTTGGCTTTTTCCAATGCCTTTTTACGCGACTCGGTATCAAAATAATGGTTATCCACCAGCTCTAAACCTTCGGCTTTGGCAAAGGCGTCTGCGCCCTCCCCTGACAGCATCACGTGTGGGCTATCCACCATCACCTTGTAGGCCGCTGTTATCGGATGCTTAACAGTTTTGACCCCGGCCACAGCCCCGGCATTGAGGGTTTTGCCGTCCATGATGGACGCATCCAGTTCATGTTCGCCGTCAAAGTTATAAACGGCTCCTTTACCGGCGTTAAACAGCTCGGAGTTTTCCATGACCATAATGGCCGCCTGCACCGCATCAAGGCTGCGGCCGCCCTTTTCCAGCACGGCATAGCCTGCATCCAGCGCTTCTTGCAGTTTGGCGTGGTAGGCCTTTTCCTGCTCTGGCGTTAAGCTGGCGCGGGTAATGGTGCCAGCACCGCCATGGATGGCAATAGCAATTGGCTTATCATCAGCCGCTTGCGCGCTGGCCGACGCCCCCGCTAAAAGCAGGCTGCTCAGCAAGGTTTTCATGGATGTTCTCCTCTGGGTTTTCGCCATCTTTTCAATCCCTTTGTGTTTAAACAAGTGCTTCGTGGCCAGCGGTCTTGGGCTACGCCCGAGCGGCGGTTTCGCCGCTTTTACGGCTTGCTGCTTAGCTGCCATTAAAATACGAAATGGCCATTGATAACTGGCGCTTTAACCCGTGTTTTAACCATTAGGCGGTTTTTTGGCATTACGTCGCCTTAAAAAAGCCCTTAAGCGCTTTATAAAGGGTGTTGTGGCCCGCCCGGCGCCGGGTTTTGGCAAGGGGGTGTTTAATCAGGCTCAAGTCGTGGTCGTCACCCAGCAGATCCCCCAGTTTTTTGAGCAGGTTTTGGGTGTCACTGGCATTAAGCCAGGTTGCCAGGGCTTCCATAATTTTCAGGTGTTTACGAAGCTGGTGTAGCGCCCGGGGCTTGGGGTGGCGGCAAGCAAAGGCTTTTTTATAGTGCCGTTTGGCCCACTGCCGATGCTGGCAATAGCAGCTGAGCAGTGCATCCACCGTCGGCACGGCAGCGCCCTCGAGGGCCTTATATAAGCCGCTGACACTGACGTTAGGCTCGGGTGTTAACGGCAGCTCGGCCAGATGCAATAGCTTTTGCCAATGGCGGCGCACCTGCTGGTCACGGCTGGCGTTGGTGCGTTTTCGAAAGCCTTTAGCCTTACCTGCCAGCATTACATTGCCGGTAGCCGTGGCCCAAGCTTCGGCCTGCTTCGCCACTTTACGGCGCTGATGCAAGTCGCCATTTTTAAGGCGCTCTAGCATGAGCGCCTTGGCAGGAAAGTTGTCCATAACCTCACACCTTCACAAAAACACCAACCCCATTAGACAAAAGGATAAAGGTAGCTTTTCGGCCACCATGCTAAATCTTCGTCATCGCCCTAAACGGAGTTCATTCTTGATGGCCGCCCCCTTGGACAGTCTTTTTAAAGGCGCATCTCAGCCACCGCTGTTGTTTCAAACCATTGGTGACTGCCTCAAGGAGAAGGCAAAGGCCCACCCTAACCGTTTGGCGGTGGTGGTGCGGCATCAAGACATCCGTTGGAACTACCGCCAGCTTCTGGAACAAGTAGACCGCTTAGCAGTTGGCTTGTATCGCCTGGGTATTGAAAAAGGTGACCGTGTCGGCATTTGGGCACCCAATTGTTACCAATGGCTATTGGTACAGTTTGCCACGGCGCGGCTGGGGGCGATCATGGTGTGTATCAATCCCAACTACCAAAAG
Encoded here:
- a CDS encoding carbon starvation CstA family protein — its product is MLWFLLGVVTLIAGYFIYGKIIERIFGIRPARPTPAIANNDGVDYVPMSTKKVYLVQLLNIAGLGPIFGPILGALYGPVALLWIVLGSIFAGAVHDYFSGMMSVRAGGASVPTVVGRELGKGAKHFMNGFAVILLLLVGVVFTLGPAKLLGNLSDTSVPVWVAIIFGYYMLATIVPIDKIIGRFYPIFGALLVFMSFGLLIGLIVSGHSFYSSGVSLENMHPKGLPIWPLLFITIACGALSGFHATQSPLMARCVENESNGRFVFYGAMIGEGVIAMIWATLGMSFYHSPEELQATLASGGPSAVVNQVSTSLLGSVGGVLAILGVVVLPITSGDTSFRAARLILSDFLNFDQKPIIKRLLIALPLFAVGFIISKMDFNVIWRYFGWANQMTAVMMLWAAAAWLHRQGKFHWVCTIPAVFMTGVVNAYLFSADIGFHLPLSIAGPIGIASSLVVLAWLLLRKKPELVDDDEPESPTSQALPDNA
- a CDS encoding sensor histidine kinase gives rise to the protein MQLVLPLFQQMSVYLLIVYVFSKTPLFRPLASLSSWPIHKLMVYAIFSGFCIMGTYFGQQTLGAVANTRAIGAILGGLLGGPFVGIAVGLTGGLHRFSMGGFTDVACAISTTWEGFLGGLIHAFWQRCGQTERIFNPWQAFFLGLFAEGCQMAIILIVAHPFDKAKALVEVIALPMMLANATGAALFMSFIRDAKFRAEELAATISDRALRIARRCVGVLEQGFNAKSANTIAEIVKDETGVAAVAITDREHILAFTGMGADHHKVGRPISSSITLDAIRFNRVVFADGLSTPYRCSIRADCELGSSLVVPLKGEKEVVGTIKLYEPKRKLFRNLNRSLGVGIAGVLSNQLLHDQLQANRALLAEAELRALEAKVNPHFLFNSLNTVAAVLRRDAKKARELIVHLAGFLRGNLGRHSVTVTLAEEFAHIDHYLAIEKVRFGDRLSYSAELAVDLEGEKVPALAVQTLVENAIKHGISQAEEGGSVKLVAELVGREVRIFIEDSAARAPVKNDGLGLTLVRERFAALGVSCTLQLHHEPGQYTRAELSWPKGVLP
- the btsR gene encoding two-component system response regulator BtsR, which translates into the protein MIRALLVDDEPLAREELAALLEEVGGVKVVGEAGNGKDGLLKARELAPDVVFLDVDMPGLSGVEVSSLLPEPRPALVFVTAHQQYALDAFDEAALDYLLKPVDPERLTKTIKRLDNVIQAQSDDSPLERLACYQGSTVRLVAPKDIDCAYVDLTGTQVVSQGELLHCQLPLKTLEARLPLLRVHRQYLVNPDAIKAIAIKDSGAEIETHFATKVPVSRRYLKLLKEKYLLPI
- a CDS encoding isoaspartyl peptidase/L-asparaginase family protein, producing the protein MKTLLSSLLLAGASASAQAADDKPIAIAIHGGAGTITRASLTPEQEKAYHAKLQEALDAGYAVLEKGGRSLDAVQAAIMVMENSELFNAGKGAVYNFDGEHELDASIMDGKTLNAGAVAGVKTVKHPITAAYKVMVDSPHVMLSGEGADAFAKAEGLELVDNHYFDTESRKKALEKAKQDIAEKGGYQARDYLEGDYKYGTVGAVALDSSGNLAAATSTGGMTAKRYGRIGDSPIIGAGTYAENGVCAVSSTGHGEYFIRLNIAADICARVRYQGKDIKTAADEVIHGRLAQLGGTGGVIVMGADGSISQPFNTEGMYRGYKTRTEEKTLIYGNP